The following proteins come from a genomic window of Candidatus Bathyarchaeota archaeon:
- a CDS encoding DUF763 domain-containing protein, with protein MNKVGFAELKLHFGAAPEWLINKMIKLARNLLLIMVDEYGCKEVLNRLSNPIFFQAFSNVLGFDWDSSGSTTVTCGVLKQALKEINVGIKVAGGKGKNSILTPVEIDELGKLFNFSSSKIEEIKYASRMAAKVDTAAIQAGYQLYHHSIFISNEGDWAVVQQGMNPEFKTARRYHWLSSSVKNFVVEPHQGIISDKIHNKVLNMTAKQSEEARKISIELINEGVNKLKRIYASLNNQKLLIDWCSQAKKEFKLSNNSSYYNVCSLKLKKVDWKILEKAWKLEPQNYEEFLAIPGVGPSTVRSLALISELVFGASLSWKDPVKYSFAFGGKDGVPFPIDKKAMDEAIKFLEETVTKAKLGDKEQLHVLKNLAKWRLILESM; from the coding sequence TTGAATAAAGTAGGGTTTGCTGAACTGAAGCTTCATTTTGGGGCTGCTCCTGAATGGTTAATTAATAAAATGATTAAATTAGCGCGAAACTTACTTTTAATAATGGTTGATGAATATGGATGTAAAGAAGTTTTGAATAGGTTATCCAATCCAATATTTTTTCAAGCATTCTCAAATGTTTTAGGTTTCGATTGGGATAGCAGCGGCTCAACCACTGTTACTTGTGGTGTTTTAAAACAAGCTTTAAAAGAAATTAATGTTGGAATTAAAGTTGCAGGTGGAAAAGGGAAAAATTCTATTTTAACTCCTGTAGAAATAGATGAGTTAGGTAAATTATTTAATTTTTCTAGTAGTAAAATAGAGGAGATAAAATATGCAAGTAGAATGGCTGCTAAAGTAGATACTGCAGCTATTCAAGCTGGTTATCAACTATATCATCACTCAATTTTTATTTCTAATGAAGGAGATTGGGCTGTAGTACAACAGGGTATGAATCCTGAATTTAAAACTGCTAGAAGATACCATTGGCTCTCAAGTAGTGTTAAAAACTTTGTTGTTGAACCTCATCAAGGAATTATAAGTGATAAAATTCATAATAAAGTATTAAATATGACTGCGAAGCAAAGTGAGGAAGCTAGGAAAATTTCAATTGAATTAATTAATGAAGGTGTTAATAAATTAAAGCGGATTTACGCTTCTCTAAATAATCAAAAACTTTTAATAGATTGGTGTTCTCAAGCTAAAAAAGAGTTTAAATTAAGTAATAACAGTAGCTATTATAATGTTTGCTCTTTAAAGCTTAAAAAAGTTGATTGGAAAATTCTAGAGAAAGCTTGGAAACTTGAACCTCAAAATTATGAAGAGTTTCTAGCTATTCCAGGAGTTGGCCCATCAACCGTTAGAAGTTTAGCTTTAATTTCAGAACTTGTTTTTGGGGCTTCACTAAGTTGGAAAGATCCTGTAAAATATTCTTTTGCTTTTGGCGGTAAAGATGGAGTTCCATTTCCAATAGATAAAAAAGCTATGGATGAAGCTATAAAGTTTTTAGAGGAAACAGTGACTAAAGCTAAGTTAGGTGATAAAGAACAGTTGCATGTTTTAAAAAATCTTGCGAAATGGCGTTTAATTCTTGAAAGCATGTGA
- a CDS encoding isopentenyl phosphate kinase family protein has translation MKEEPLIIKLGGSLITNKNEDFSARKDIIDGISKEIAKINRKLIIVHGAGSFGHPIAKKYGLHLGFKNKKQLKGFIETKTSLHFLNKMIVDNLIKYNALALSFQPLTFITAVNGRIKQINIKPLLNALKLNFIPVLHGDIVFDEVLGFSIVSGDQIIAKLAPKVKADKVIFGCDVDGVFTADPKKDPQAKLIPIINSRNFKNIMNMVKQLEVADVTGGMKGKLVECLNLAKKGIESIIINLTKPENLTAFLNGYSISCTRFLSFNKK, from the coding sequence TTGAAAGAGGAACCATTAATAATAAAGTTAGGCGGCTCCTTAATTACAAATAAAAATGAGGATTTTTCAGCTAGAAAAGATATTATAGATGGTATTTCCAAAGAAATAGCTAAAATAAACCGTAAATTAATCATTGTTCATGGAGCAGGATCTTTCGGTCATCCCATAGCTAAAAAATATGGGTTACATTTAGGTTTTAAAAATAAGAAGCAGCTTAAAGGTTTTATAGAAACAAAAACAAGTCTTCATTTTTTGAATAAAATGATTGTTGATAATCTAATTAAGTATAATGCTTTAGCTTTATCTTTTCAACCTTTAACATTTATAACAGCTGTAAATGGAAGAATTAAACAAATTAATATTAAACCTTTATTAAATGCTTTAAAATTAAATTTTATACCTGTTTTGCATGGAGATATAGTATTTGATGAAGTTTTAGGTTTTTCAATAGTGTCTGGAGATCAAATAATTGCTAAATTAGCTCCAAAAGTTAAAGCTGATAAAGTAATTTTTGGTTGTGATGTAGATGGAGTCTTTACAGCAGATCCAAAAAAGGATCCTCAAGCGAAATTAATCCCAATTATAAATTCAAGAAACTTTAAAAACATTATGAATATGGTTAAACAACTTGAAGTTGCTGATGTAACTGGAGGAATGAAAGGAAAACTTGTAGAATGCTTAAATTTAGCTAAAAAAGGGATAGAATCAATAATAATAAATTTAACTAAACCTGAAAATTTAACAGCCTTTTTAAATGGTTACTCAATTTCCTGCACTAGATTTCTCTCATTTAATAAAAAGTAA
- a CDS encoding TATA-box-binding protein: MFRIENVVASAWLAQPLDLTVLSKVLNSNYLPERFPGLIYRDKSFKATLMIFNSGKIVCTGAKSENKAKKAILRLINELKNSGVVILNPVKIEIENIVAVSELNIKLNLEKIAEKLKGAIYEPDQFPALIYKIEDLCIALIFSNGKIIYVGGKKEEFIKKALEKLEELIKSLSRFS; this comes from the coding sequence ATGTTTAGAATAGAGAATGTGGTTGCTTCAGCTTGGTTAGCTCAACCTTTAGATTTAACAGTTCTTTCAAAAGTTTTAAATTCTAATTATTTGCCTGAACGTTTTCCAGGGTTAATATATAGGGATAAAAGTTTTAAAGCTACGCTTATGATTTTTAACTCTGGAAAAATAGTGTGTACAGGAGCTAAATCAGAAAACAAAGCTAAAAAAGCTATTTTACGTTTAATTAATGAATTAAAAAATAGTGGAGTAGTAATTTTAAACCCTGTTAAAATTGAAATAGAAAATATAGTTGCTGTAAGTGAATTAAATATTAAATTAAACTTGGAAAAAATAGCTGAAAAATTGAAAGGCGCCATTTATGAGCCTGATCAATTTCCAGCTTTAATTTATAAAATTGAAGATTTATGCATAGCATTAATTTTTTCTAATGGAAAAATCATTTATGTAGGCGGTAAAAAAGAGGAGTTTATTAAAAAGGCTTTAGAAAAACTGGAAGAGTTAATAAAGAGTTTAAGCCGATTCAGTTAA